In Flagellatimonas centrodinii, a single window of DNA contains:
- the rseP gene encoding RIP metalloprotease RseP, translating to MMDFLWSVGGFLVAIGVLVAFHEFGHYWVARRCGVRVLRFSIGFGKPIWTHRAADGVEWSVSAIPLGGYVKMLDGREGDVPPEQAHLAFNNQTVGKRALIVAAGPAFNFVLAAAFYWLIFVIGVQGMKPLIAAPPAGSVAAVSGLQAGETVQRVAGVETPTWQVLHTEMIDLALDRQAVALDVLATDGSPRTVSLDLSAVRIDPEVLFTDLGLRPFDPPVPAVIDQVIDGEAAARAGFVSGDRLLAADGETIESWQQWAAWVRARPAELVRVRFGRDGQILEQDVILGDVEGQGRFGASVAMPADLWQDLRAEHRLGVLAALPAAVTQTWKMSALTLKMLWRMVLGDVSLKNVSGPIQIAQVAGFSAQVGLVSFLSFMAVVSVSLGVLNLLPVPMLDGGHLLYFGVEVVKGSPVSERVLEAGTRVGLLFLVALMSLAFYNDIVRLIP from the coding sequence ATGATGGATTTTCTGTGGTCGGTGGGGGGGTTTCTCGTCGCCATCGGTGTGCTGGTGGCATTTCACGAGTTCGGCCATTACTGGGTGGCGCGGCGCTGTGGTGTTCGCGTGCTGCGATTTTCCATCGGTTTCGGCAAGCCGATCTGGACCCATCGTGCCGCCGACGGCGTGGAATGGTCGGTGTCGGCGATCCCCCTCGGTGGCTACGTCAAGATGCTTGATGGCCGTGAGGGCGACGTCCCGCCGGAACAAGCGCACCTGGCCTTCAACAATCAGACCGTCGGCAAGCGGGCCTTGATCGTGGCCGCCGGCCCGGCGTTCAACTTCGTGTTGGCGGCCGCGTTCTACTGGCTGATTTTCGTGATCGGCGTACAGGGTATGAAGCCACTGATCGCCGCGCCGCCAGCCGGCTCGGTGGCGGCCGTTTCCGGTTTGCAGGCGGGCGAGACCGTGCAACGCGTGGCCGGGGTCGAAACCCCCACCTGGCAGGTCTTGCACACCGAAATGATCGACCTCGCGCTGGATCGGCAGGCGGTGGCGCTGGACGTACTGGCGACCGACGGCTCCCCGCGAACGGTGTCGTTGGACCTGTCCGCGGTGCGGATCGATCCGGAGGTGCTGTTCACCGATCTCGGGCTGCGGCCCTTCGACCCGCCGGTGCCGGCGGTGATCGATCAGGTGATCGACGGAGAGGCCGCCGCGCGCGCCGGGTTCGTCAGCGGCGATCGGCTGCTGGCGGCAGATGGTGAAACCATTGAGTCCTGGCAGCAATGGGCCGCCTGGGTTCGGGCGCGCCCGGCCGAGCTGGTGCGCGTTCGCTTCGGCCGTGACGGGCAGATTCTGGAGCAGGACGTCATCCTTGGGGATGTCGAAGGCCAGGGCCGGTTCGGCGCCAGCGTGGCGATGCCGGCAGACTTGTGGCAGGATTTGCGCGCTGAGCATCGACTGGGTGTGCTGGCGGCGTTGCCGGCCGCGGTGACGCAGACCTGGAAGATGTCTGCACTGACGCTGAAGATGTTGTGGCGCATGGTGCTGGGGGATGTGTCCCTCAAGAATGTCAGCGGACCCATCCAGATCGCGCAGGTCGCGGGGTTCTCGGCTCAGGTCGGGTTGGTTTCGTTCCTGAGCTTCATGGCGGTTGTCAGCGTCAGTCTGGGTGTGTTGAACCTGTTGCCCGTGCCCATGCTGGATGGTGGGCATTTGCTGTATTTCGGCGTTGAGGTGGTGAAGGGCTCGCCCGTTTCGGAGCGGGTCCTTGAGGCAGGGACGCGAGTGGGTTTGTTATTTCTGGTCGCGCTCATGAGCCTCGCCTTCTATAACGATATCGTGCGACTGATTCCTTAA
- the bamA gene encoding outer membrane protein assembly factor BamA, which translates to MGFKSKVFNYVAFAMAGLFIAGSASAFDPFVVKQIRAEGLERLEVGTLLTYLPLSEGDELNTLTSRQAIRALYGTGLFEDVQLEREGDVLVIRVEERPAISTFEIEGNEKIGGDELNESLTDLGLAAGELFKRELLDQVEQELQRQYYANGYYDIEIETAVTEEPNNRVSLKIDVTEGRQTRVRSINILGNKAFSTDELKEQFKLEATNWRPFQSTDKYSRQQLGGDLESLQSYYQDRGYLKATVSSVQVAMTPERDAIYVTINLEEGEVYRIKDTKLSGETIVNPAFLKQLLSTRAGDVFSRRLATESADRIEVALSDIGYAFAEVEPVPEVDEENREVVLNYVIEPGSRAYIRRITFTGHTSTNDETLRREMRQLEASPFSKSAVERSRVRLARLPFLEEVEVETVPVPGSEDLVDIVFTVKERPPGSVQFGVGFSGSQGFLVTGQVTHTNFLGTGNRVDLSVDNNTISRSISASWTDPYFTEDGISQSISGFYRRSESVIRFSSGFNTNVVGLNLTYGIPLSEFAAFRIGGGVDRTAIETFPGSSSNEVLTFAIENGTLFTNFELRTGITFDSRNRTFFASRGALHQLNFDVTVPGSDLQFYTVSYRAQQYLPIWRGFFLEMNGSAAVVEPYGDTRSVPPYQNFFAGGPRTVRGYRDGTLGPRDTPFNNPFGGTVRTTLQNKLIIPLPIESDGRSTRLSLFYDIGNVFAEPSDFEADELRQSAGIAFSWFTPFLGLLDLSYAFPLNDQLGDETDRFQITFGPGF; encoded by the coding sequence ATGGGGTTCAAATCCAAGGTATTCAATTACGTGGCGTTCGCCATGGCCGGGCTTTTCATTGCCGGCTCCGCGTCCGCTTTCGACCCGTTCGTGGTGAAGCAGATCCGCGCCGAGGGCCTCGAGCGGCTCGAGGTCGGCACCCTGCTGACCTATCTGCCGTTATCGGAGGGTGATGAGCTCAACACGCTGACCTCCCGGCAGGCGATCCGCGCGCTTTACGGCACGGGCCTGTTCGAGGACGTGCAACTGGAGCGCGAGGGCGATGTGTTGGTCATTCGGGTGGAAGAACGCCCGGCCATCAGCACGTTCGAGATCGAGGGCAACGAAAAGATCGGGGGTGACGAGCTCAACGAATCGCTGACCGACCTCGGCCTGGCCGCCGGCGAGCTGTTCAAGCGCGAGTTGCTGGACCAGGTCGAACAGGAGCTGCAGCGCCAGTATTACGCCAACGGCTACTACGATATCGAGATCGAGACCGCCGTTACCGAAGAGCCCAACAATCGCGTCAGCCTCAAGATCGATGTCACCGAGGGTCGCCAGACCCGCGTCCGCAGCATCAACATCCTCGGCAACAAGGCGTTCTCGACCGACGAGCTGAAGGAACAGTTCAAGCTCGAAGCCACCAACTGGCGGCCGTTCCAGTCCACCGACAAGTATTCGCGCCAGCAGCTCGGCGGCGATCTTGAATCCCTGCAGTCCTATTACCAGGACCGCGGCTACCTCAAGGCGACCGTGTCGTCGGTACAGGTGGCAATGACCCCCGAGCGGGATGCGATCTACGTCACCATCAATCTCGAGGAAGGCGAGGTCTATCGCATCAAGGACACCAAGCTGTCCGGCGAGACCATCGTCAACCCGGCGTTCCTCAAGCAGTTGTTGTCGACCCGCGCCGGCGATGTTTTCTCCCGTCGTCTCGCCACCGAGAGCGCCGACCGCATCGAGGTCGCACTGTCGGACATCGGCTACGCCTTTGCCGAGGTGGAGCCGGTGCCGGAAGTGGACGAAGAGAACCGCGAGGTGGTGCTCAACTACGTCATCGAGCCCGGGAGCCGCGCCTATATTCGTCGCATCACGTTCACCGGCCACACCTCCACCAACGACGAGACGCTGCGCCGGGAAATGCGCCAGTTGGAAGCCTCGCCGTTCTCGAAGAGCGCGGTCGAGCGCTCCCGCGTGCGTCTGGCCCGCTTGCCGTTCCTGGAGGAAGTGGAAGTCGAGACCGTGCCGGTTCCCGGCAGCGAAGACCTGGTGGATATCGTCTTCACCGTCAAGGAACGGCCGCCCGGTTCGGTGCAGTTCGGTGTCGGCTTCTCCGGTTCGCAGGGCTTCCTGGTGACCGGGCAGGTGACCCACACCAACTTCCTCGGCACCGGCAATCGGGTGGATCTGTCGGTCGACAACAACACCATTTCGCGCAGCATCAGCGCGTCATGGACCGACCCCTATTTCACCGAGGACGGCATCAGCCAGAGCATCTCCGGCTTCTACCGGCGGTCCGAATCGGTGATCCGGTTCAGTTCGGGCTTCAACACCAATGTGGTGGGGCTCAATCTCACCTATGGCATTCCGCTGTCGGAGTTCGCTGCATTCCGGATCGGCGGTGGTGTCGATCGCACTGCGATCGAAACCTTCCCGGGATCGTCTTCCAACGAGGTGCTCACCTTCGCCATCGAGAACGGCACGCTGTTCACCAATTTCGAGCTGCGGACCGGGATCACCTTCGACTCCCGCAACCGGACGTTCTTCGCCAGCCGTGGGGCGCTGCACCAACTGAACTTCGACGTCACTGTGCCGGGCAGCGACTTGCAGTTCTACACGGTGTCGTACCGGGCGCAGCAGTATCTGCCGATCTGGCGCGGCTTCTTCCTCGAGATGAACGGCTCGGCGGCCGTGGTGGAGCCCTACGGCGATACCCGCTCGGTGCCGCCGTACCAGAACTTCTTTGCCGGCGGGCCGCGGACGGTGCGGGGTTACCGCGACGGTACCCTGGGCCCGCGCGACACGCCGTTCAACAACCCGTTCGGGGGCACCGTGAGGACGACCCTGCAGAACAAGTTGATCATCCCGCTGCCGATCGAGAGCGATGGTCGGTCGACCCGTCTATCGCTGTTCTACGATATCGGCAACGTGTTTGCGGAACCTTCCGACTTCGAGGCTGACGAATTGCGGCAGTCGGCTGGTATCGCCTTCTCCTGGTTCACGCCTTTCCTGGGGCTGCTCGATCTGTCGTACGCCTTCCCGCTGAATGATCAGCTGGGCGACGAGACCGACCGTTTCCAGATCACCTTCGGCCCCGGATTCTGA
- a CDS encoding OmpH family outer membrane protein: MNTSKSIYGSLLAMALMATPALSMAQGAKIGAIRTSEVVLQSPQFKAASEKMKAEFERRRNELEASAKKFQEDAEKFQKEADLLSAADRAKQEKELNTRRIDIGYQQRQLQEDVQNRDRELTQEMQGKIAQVIEDVAKAGGFDLVVQDPAYASDAVNLTDEVIAKLKTLK, from the coding sequence ATGAACACTTCCAAATCAATCTACGGCTCCCTTCTGGCGATGGCGCTGATGGCGACGCCGGCGCTGTCGATGGCGCAGGGTGCCAAGATCGGTGCCATCCGGACCTCCGAGGTGGTGCTGCAATCCCCACAGTTCAAAGCCGCCTCCGAGAAGATGAAGGCCGAGTTTGAACGCCGTCGTAATGAACTCGAAGCCTCTGCCAAGAAGTTCCAGGAAGATGCCGAGAAGTTCCAGAAAGAAGCTGACCTGCTGTCCGCCGCGGATCGTGCCAAGCAGGAAAAGGAACTCAACACCCGGCGGATCGACATTGGCTACCAGCAGCGCCAGCTGCAGGAAGACGTGCAGAACCGTGACCGCGAGCTGACCCAGGAGATGCAGGGCAAGATCGCCCAGGTTATCGAGGACGTGGCCAAGGCCGGTGGCTTCGACCTGGTGGTGCAGGATCCGGCCTACGCATCGGATGCGGTGAACCTCACGGACGAAGTGATCGCCAAGCTGAAAACGCTGAAGTAG
- the lpxD gene encoding UDP-3-O-(3-hydroxymyristoyl)glucosamine N-acyltransferase, giving the protein MASLLLSALAERFSLRRQGDTDPLIEGVCTLTPGKPGGIGFLANPQYRKALAASAASAVVVSERDAEVAPMPVLVAADPYLAFARIAALFDPTPATVPGIHPSAVIGAGSAIDETAEIGPLVVVEPGAHIGPGAYVGAHSVVGRDAVIGAETRLEGRNWVGARSQVGARCRLNAGCVIGARGFGLAPTPQGWEEVPQLGRVVIGNDVEVGANTCIDRGAIDDTVISDGVKLDNLIQIAHNVHIGAHTAVAANTGIAGSTRIGARCLIGGAVGIAGHLTIVDDVVVLARAMVTHSLMEKGAYGSGLPVADARSWRRQVAHIRRLDRWEARLKRVERQRDLPDDDGEPRGASDD; this is encoded by the coding sequence GTGGCGAGCCTGTTGCTGTCGGCCCTCGCCGAGCGCTTCTCGCTGCGCCGCCAGGGTGATACAGACCCCCTCATCGAGGGGGTCTGTACGCTGACCCCCGGAAAGCCCGGAGGTATCGGCTTTCTGGCCAATCCCCAGTATCGGAAGGCACTGGCCGCTTCGGCCGCCAGTGCCGTTGTCGTGTCCGAACGTGACGCCGAAGTGGCGCCGATGCCGGTGTTGGTGGCGGCTGATCCGTATCTCGCATTTGCGCGAATCGCCGCCCTGTTCGACCCGACGCCGGCGACAGTTCCCGGTATTCACCCCTCGGCGGTAATCGGCGCCGGCAGCGCAATCGATGAGACCGCCGAGATCGGGCCGCTGGTGGTGGTCGAGCCCGGCGCGCATATTGGCCCCGGGGCCTATGTCGGCGCCCATAGCGTGGTCGGGCGCGATGCCGTCATCGGCGCTGAAACCCGGCTGGAAGGGCGCAACTGGGTCGGCGCCCGTAGTCAGGTGGGTGCCCGCTGTCGGCTCAACGCCGGCTGTGTCATCGGCGCGCGCGGCTTCGGGCTGGCGCCGACACCCCAGGGCTGGGAAGAAGTGCCGCAATTGGGGCGGGTGGTGATCGGCAACGATGTCGAAGTCGGCGCCAACACCTGCATCGACCGGGGCGCCATCGATGACACCGTCATCAGCGACGGCGTAAAACTGGACAACCTGATCCAGATCGCGCACAACGTCCACATTGGCGCGCACACGGCCGTGGCTGCCAATACCGGCATCGCCGGTTCGACACGCATTGGCGCACGGTGCCTGATTGGCGGGGCGGTCGGCATTGCCGGACACCTCACCATCGTCGATGACGTGGTGGTGCTGGCGCGGGCGATGGTGACCCACAGCCTGATGGAAAAGGGGGCATACGGTTCCGGTCTGCCGGTTGCCGATGCCCGCAGTTGGCGGCGCCAGGTGGCGCATATCCGCCGGCTGGACCGCTGGGAGGCGCGCCTGAAGCGCGTGGAGCGGCAGAGGGACCTGCCTGATGACGATGGCGAGCCCCGGGGGGCCTCTGATGATTGA
- the fabZ gene encoding 3-hydroxyacyl-ACP dehydratase FabZ, which translates to MIDIRTILELLPHRSPFLLVDRVLEHDDQHLVAIKNVTYNEPFFPGHFPGVPTMPGVLMLEALAQACGLLAVLRSGLRADSGLLLYFAGIDEARFKRPVVPGDQLILTGTLIKQKRDIWKFDARAMVGDELACEAKMICVLRHPANMKDRG; encoded by the coding sequence ATGATTGATATCCGCACCATTCTCGAGCTGTTGCCACACCGATCACCGTTCCTGCTGGTCGACCGCGTTCTGGAGCACGACGACCAGCATCTGGTGGCGATCAAGAACGTGACGTACAACGAGCCGTTCTTTCCCGGACATTTTCCCGGTGTGCCGACCATGCCGGGTGTCCTGATGTTGGAGGCGTTGGCACAGGCCTGCGGTCTGCTGGCGGTGTTGCGTTCCGGCCTGCGGGCCGATTCCGGGCTGCTGCTGTACTTCGCCGGTATCGACGAAGCGCGGTTCAAGCGCCCGGTCGTTCCCGGGGACCAGCTGATCCTGACCGGCACGCTGATCAAGCAGAAGCGGGATATCTGGAAGTTCGATGCCCGCGCGATGGTGGGCGATGAACTGGCCTGCGAGGCGAAGATGATCTGCGTCTTGCGGCATCCGGCGAACATGAAGGACCGGGGTTGA
- the lpxA gene encoding acyl-ACP--UDP-N-acetylglucosamine O-acyltransferase, producing the protein MAKIHPTAVIDPGAELAASVSVGPYSIIGADVRVGEDTVIHGHVVLDGPMTIGARNEFYPFAAIGALSQDKTARRDEPTSTVIGDDNVIREYVSVQRGTMKEWDTKQGVTRIGDRNLIMNYCHIAHDCVIGSDVIMANNASLAGHVEIGDFAGLGGYTLVYQFCRIGAHAFTAFSSGIAGDVPPFVLVQGNPAEARAINKTGLSRRGFSKAAIEAIEEAYKLIYRSGKLMADVRRELAERAPTSPEVAQMEAFIAAGKRPLAR; encoded by the coding sequence ATGGCGAAGATTCATCCGACCGCCGTGATCGACCCCGGTGCCGAGCTCGCGGCCTCGGTGTCGGTGGGGCCGTACAGCATCATCGGTGCCGATGTCAGGGTCGGGGAAGACACCGTCATCCACGGGCACGTCGTGCTGGATGGCCCGATGACGATCGGTGCCCGCAACGAGTTCTACCCGTTTGCCGCGATCGGCGCGCTGTCGCAGGACAAGACGGCCCGTCGCGACGAGCCGACGTCCACCGTGATCGGCGACGACAACGTCATTCGCGAGTACGTGTCAGTGCAGCGCGGCACCATGAAGGAATGGGACACCAAGCAGGGTGTCACCCGGATCGGTGACCGCAACCTGATCATGAACTACTGCCACATCGCCCATGACTGCGTCATCGGCAGCGACGTGATCATGGCCAACAATGCCAGCCTGGCCGGCCACGTCGAGATCGGCGATTTCGCCGGGCTCGGTGGATACACGCTGGTCTACCAGTTCTGCCGCATTGGCGCGCATGCCTTTACCGCGTTTTCCAGCGGCATCGCCGGCGACGTGCCGCCCTTCGTGCTGGTGCAGGGCAATCCCGCAGAGGCGCGGGCCATCAACAAGACCGGCCTGAGCCGCCGCGGTTTCTCGAAGGCCGCCATCGAGGCGATTGAAGAGGCCTACAAACTGATTTACCGCTCCGGCAAGCTGATGGCCGACGTCCGCCGCGAACTCGCCGAGCGCGCGCCGACGTCCCCCGAGGTGGCGCAGATGGAAGCCTTCATCGCGGCGGGCAAGCGGCCGCTGGCGCGCTGA
- the lpxB gene encoding lipid-A-disaccharide synthase — MKVALVAGELSGDLLGAAVIEGLRARVPELQCYGVCGDRMRAAGCKPIASIDELSLMGIAEVLPALPRLFRLRARLIEHILADPPDVVVGIDAPDFNLGLERRLREAGLRTVHVVSPTIWAWRQGRVKAIARAVDQMLCLFPFEPAFYAGHRVPATFIGHPLADQLDDAVTPAQGRVALALPERPTLAVLPGSRSGEVKHLMAPFAAAAARLAEQIPGLQVLTPVAKPGLRAAIEATRQQRAPGLDWQCLAGNTRGVLQAADAVLLASGTATLETLLLGRPMVVGYRTGPLTAWLMLKAGLLKSRHVSLPNLLAATATVPERLQQACHPQQLADDLLPLLTDAAARERQLVTFASVRTQLAGGAGDRAAEAILDGLTA, encoded by the coding sequence ATGAAAGTGGCACTGGTCGCCGGAGAACTGTCGGGCGACTTGCTGGGCGCTGCCGTCATCGAAGGTCTGCGGGCACGGGTGCCCGAGCTGCAGTGCTACGGCGTCTGCGGTGATCGTATGCGCGCGGCGGGCTGCAAGCCGATCGCCTCCATCGACGAACTGTCGCTGATGGGCATCGCCGAGGTGCTGCCGGCCCTGCCGCGGCTGTTTCGGCTGCGGGCGCGCCTGATCGAGCACATCCTCGCCGATCCACCGGACGTGGTGGTCGGGATCGATGCGCCCGACTTCAATCTCGGACTCGAGCGTCGCCTGCGCGAGGCCGGTTTGCGGACGGTTCACGTCGTCAGCCCCACCATCTGGGCCTGGCGCCAAGGTCGGGTGAAGGCCATTGCCCGTGCGGTGGATCAGATGCTCTGCCTGTTCCCGTTCGAGCCGGCGTTCTATGCTGGCCATCGGGTTCCCGCCACGTTCATCGGCCACCCACTGGCCGATCAACTCGACGATGCGGTGACGCCGGCCCAGGGGCGTGTCGCGCTGGCGCTGCCGGAGCGACCGACCCTGGCAGTCCTGCCGGGCTCGCGCAGTGGCGAGGTCAAGCACCTGATGGCACCGTTCGCGGCGGCTGCCGCCCGGTTGGCGGAACAGATTCCCGGTCTGCAGGTGCTGACTCCGGTGGCCAAGCCCGGCTTGCGGGCGGCCATCGAAGCCACCCGGCAGCAACGGGCGCCCGGTCTCGACTGGCAGTGTCTGGCCGGCAACACGCGCGGCGTGCTGCAGGCGGCGGATGCGGTCTTGCTGGCTTCCGGGACCGCGACCCTGGAAACCCTGCTGCTCGGCCGTCCGATGGTGGTGGGTTACCGCACCGGGCCGCTCACCGCCTGGTTGATGCTCAAGGCCGGCTTGCTCAAGAGCCGACATGTCAGTCTGCCGAACCTGCTGGCGGCCACCGCCACCGTGCCCGAACGGCTGCAGCAGGCCTGTCACCCGCAACAATTGGCCGACGACCTGTTGCCGCTGCTGACCGATGCCGCAGCGCGAGAACGGCAGCTTGTCACCTTTGCCAGCGTGCGGACGCAGTTGGCGGGTGGCGCCGGTGATCGTGCCGCCGAGGCCATCCTGGATGGTCTGACCGCGTAA
- a CDS encoding ribonuclease HII: MKGDLIAGVDEAGRGCLAGPVVAAAVILAAPIDGLRDSKKRSPARRARLAEQIRQTALAWSVAQASVEEIDRLNILQASLLAMRRAVTTLPRPPTHVRVDGNQDPHVGLPTTCVIGGDGQHAEIMAASILAKVARDELLCRLDAAHPGYGLARHKGYGTAGHLSALQALGPSPLHRMSFAPCAGLRSVGGSPVAGHPPLTLAGPGR; this comes from the coding sequence ATGAAGGGGGATCTCATTGCCGGTGTCGACGAGGCGGGGCGGGGCTGTCTGGCCGGGCCCGTGGTGGCCGCCGCGGTGATTCTCGCGGCGCCGATCGACGGCCTGCGGGACTCCAAGAAGCGGAGCCCGGCGCGCCGCGCCCGGCTGGCGGAGCAAATCCGTCAAACGGCGCTGGCCTGGTCGGTGGCCCAGGCCTCGGTGGAGGAGATTGACCGCCTCAATATCCTCCAGGCCAGCCTGCTGGCCATGCGGCGGGCGGTGACGACCTTGCCGCGACCGCCCACCCACGTGCGGGTGGATGGCAATCAGGACCCGCATGTCGGCCTGCCGACCACCTGCGTGATCGGCGGCGACGGCCAGCATGCCGAGATCATGGCCGCCAGCATCCTGGCCAAGGTGGCGCGCGACGAACTGCTCTGCCGACTTGATGCGGCGCATCCAGGCTACGGCCTGGCCCGGCACAAGGGCTACGGCACCGCCGGGCACCTTTCGGCGCTGCAGGCACTGGGGCCTAGCCCGTTGCACCGCATGAGTTTTGCCCCCTGCGCCGGGCTGCGCTCGGTGGGTGGGTCGCCGGTAGCCGGCCATCCGCCGCTGACGCTGGCCGGGCCGGGGCGCTGA